The Candidatus Eremiobacterota bacterium genome includes a window with the following:
- a CDS encoding GNAT family N-acetyltransferase → MAIAVARGALEIRALAAHGEDPQLFAALARLLADAYPIMGVTTADELARQVEKTQQYAGDPGTAFVAAFRGAELVGAMRLYDYVMNARGHDVLTGGVGAVAVSPTHKRTGIARALLGWYLDHYRARGAPFAILWPFRTDFYRAIGFGYGTPFHRYRFAPATLRDQGARGAVRFLDQRDADALIACYERVRARTHGFIAKHRVSTERMLGDAALRHLGVEDGGVLRGFMQTSAAAGGERMRNTDELIVRDLIYEDDAARAALLGYLRAQRDQFARVVIESQDDALYLASDDPRDGSDLAVAPPAAHRIAETGLGVMYRILDVPGALATLPASAPFTLRIDVEDAFHPPTAGSWTVRFGPHGAPRCDDGAARPDATLSIGIAELSSVALGSLRLRDVVRQRLASIEPASALPQADAAFRAGDKPQCVTRF, encoded by the coding sequence TTCGCGCGCTGGCGGCGCACGGCGAAGACCCGCAGCTGTTCGCCGCGCTGGCGCGGCTGCTCGCCGACGCGTACCCGATCATGGGCGTCACGACGGCGGACGAGCTCGCGCGGCAGGTCGAAAAGACGCAGCAGTACGCCGGCGATCCGGGGACGGCGTTCGTCGCCGCGTTCCGCGGCGCCGAGCTGGTCGGCGCGATGCGGCTCTACGACTACGTGATGAACGCGCGCGGCCACGACGTGCTGACCGGCGGCGTCGGCGCGGTCGCGGTCTCGCCGACGCACAAGCGGACGGGGATCGCGCGCGCGCTGCTCGGGTGGTATCTCGACCACTACCGCGCGCGCGGCGCGCCGTTCGCGATCCTGTGGCCGTTTCGAACCGACTTCTACCGCGCGATCGGGTTCGGCTACGGGACGCCGTTCCACCGCTACCGCTTCGCACCGGCGACGCTGCGTGACCAGGGCGCACGCGGCGCGGTGCGCTTTCTCGACCAGCGCGACGCCGACGCGCTGATCGCGTGCTACGAGCGCGTGCGCGCGCGCACGCACGGCTTCATCGCGAAGCACCGCGTCTCGACGGAACGGATGCTCGGCGACGCGGCGCTGCGCCACCTCGGCGTGGAGGACGGCGGCGTGCTGCGCGGGTTCATGCAGACGAGCGCGGCGGCCGGCGGCGAGCGCATGCGCAACACCGACGAGCTGATCGTGCGCGATCTGATCTACGAAGACGACGCCGCGCGCGCGGCGCTGCTCGGCTACCTGCGCGCGCAGCGCGATCAGTTCGCGCGCGTCGTGATCGAGTCGCAGGACGACGCGCTCTATCTTGCCTCGGACGATCCGCGCGACGGTTCGGACCTCGCCGTCGCACCGCCCGCGGCGCACCGTATTGCGGAAACCGGGCTTGGCGTGATGTACCGCATCCTCGACGTGCCGGGCGCGCTGGCGACGCTGCCGGCCAGCGCGCCGTTCACGCTGCGGATCGATGTGGAGGATGCATTCCATCCGCCGACCGCGGGCTCGTGGACGGTGCGGTTCGGCCCGCACGGCGCGCCGCGGTGTGACGACGGTGCCGCGCGGCCCGACGCGACGCTTTCGATCGGGATCGCGGAGCTGAGTTCGGTGGCCCTCGGCTCGCTGCGCCTGCGCGACGTCGTCCGGCAGCGGTTGGCGAGCATCGAGCCGGCGAGTGCGCTACCGCAAGCCGACGCAGCGTTCCGCGCCGGCGACAAACCGCAGTGCGTCACGCGCTTCTGA
- a CDS encoding glycosyltransferase — MKLTIQLCTYNRAALLERVLEACFDQTLSPDDYEVVLVNDGSRDETPAVIERVQRLATCRFTVVNQPNGGLAKARNVGIAVASGERIAFIDDDVLLTPVFAAEHLRSDAEHGDVVVRGAAINTESFDALPVPVWTLKDYSGNWFWTTNVSVRRSRLDAAGGRFDESFSEYGWEDIELGLRLRALGTKAVFNRFALAFHYKPRPTGTNVAGMLRQVRAQARTAVRLAQLHPNWRVALAIGDTPPQRLLGDALRKSGLASRLEHALGETSATEKLSPAKLTAARLLASAAYYDELERAKQA; from the coding sequence ATGAAGCTGACGATTCAGCTTTGCACGTACAACCGCGCCGCGCTACTGGAGCGCGTGCTGGAGGCGTGCTTCGATCAGACGCTCTCGCCCGACGACTACGAAGTGGTGTTGGTCAACGACGGATCGCGCGACGAGACGCCGGCGGTGATCGAGCGCGTGCAGCGGCTGGCGACCTGCCGGTTCACCGTCGTCAACCAGCCCAACGGCGGGCTGGCGAAGGCGCGCAACGTCGGGATCGCCGTGGCGAGCGGCGAGCGGATCGCGTTCATCGACGACGACGTGCTCCTGACGCCGGTCTTCGCCGCCGAGCACCTGCGTTCGGACGCCGAGCACGGCGACGTCGTCGTGCGCGGCGCGGCGATCAACACGGAGTCGTTCGACGCGCTCCCGGTGCCGGTGTGGACGCTGAAAGACTACAGCGGCAACTGGTTCTGGACGACCAACGTCTCGGTGCGGCGCTCGCGGCTCGACGCCGCCGGCGGCCGGTTCGACGAGTCGTTCAGCGAGTACGGCTGGGAAGACATCGAGCTCGGGCTGCGATTGCGCGCGCTCGGCACCAAAGCGGTGTTCAACCGCTTCGCGCTCGCCTTTCACTACAAGCCGCGCCCGACCGGGACGAACGTCGCAGGGATGCTGCGCCAAGTGCGCGCGCAGGCGCGGACGGCGGTGCGGCTCGCGCAGCTTCACCCGAACTGGCGCGTCGCGCTGGCGATCGGCGACACGCCGCCGCAGCGGCTGCTCGGCGACGCGCTGCGCAAGAGCGGTCTGGCGTCACGGCTCGAGCACGCCCTCGGCGAGACGTCCGCCACGGAGAAGCTCTCGCCCGCGAAGCTCACCGCCGCGCGCCTCCTCGCAAGCGCCGCGTACTACGACGAGCTCGAGCGCGCGAAGCAGGCGTAG